The window GTGGTGGGAAAATTAGAGAATTGAACCGGATAatcttttcaagaaattgctacggtttttattttttttcttgggggGAGTGGGTTTGGGGTTTTTGATGGAGGAAGTTCTGCTTTTTTTTCTGCTCTCTTCAGCCCCTTTCCCGCCACAAAGAAacggaaaaaaaataaaagagttaTTTTGGAATGCAGCATTTCACAAATCCATAAGTATtcagaaaattttaaataaattttttattttataatatatttaatttaatttttgtatttttttatcaaatatattcttaattttaaacgATTTAACATTATATAGGTGTAAAATGGCAAACAAATGAGAGTTAATGTTTTGATTAAAtccattattaattatatatatttagttcattaaaaataaaaatataaaaaataataaaatttatttaaatttctcTTTGACTGTCATCTTGTTGATTGTCTTCTCAtgtttaatatatttgttttatataaattcttttctatttttaactttttcaacGTAACGATGGATTTCCTGGAGAGGTCTTTGATCTGATGGGGTCCAATGTTGTCTTTTAGCTGACAGAGATATTGAGTAAGATGTATCAGATGTTTTGTCTAAATCTAATATGTGCAATTTcacttcatttcttttaagttatggaaaaaaaaataaaaaatatgcaCTTGTATCAAATTATAggtataatatataaaaaaactcataaattatattaaacaattttatataagtttttatgcttttattacattcaatcaaatctttatattttttttgaatcacATAAATtcttgtacttttattttaaatcgaataaattcttatactttttattttggatcaaataaatttttattattaattattgatttaatcaaaatgtcaaTTGTTATTCTATGTCGTGTGATGCTTATATGACATGctaaatatcataattgattatatactaatatatcataattgatgataataTGACATGTTAATTTGGTATAATAACATGATCATGTGACATTTTTCACTCCTCACATCAATATCATGTCAGTGCcatgtaaatataaaatgacaagtaatatttttactaatgattattagtcaatcattaattataaaggcttatttgattcaaaataaaagtataggttttgattaaacaaaacaaaaaataaagacttatttgaatatttttaaataatttaagaacttatttgaatattatgtctaaattatattaatatgttttatatgaaaataaaaaattattcaatataaaataatttacaatcatgtaaaattacaaaaaaaaaattaataaaacaataattaataataaatcatgtttcttaataaaaatattgttttatttttatgtcatGATAAAATGAGATGAATTATAAACAGGTAAAATCAAAAAAGATAAGTACAAAAGGAAATCATTCCTTTCAAGTTTGTTAAATacaaattttctattttattaaatcttttgcaataataataaaaagttttatacgagtaaaattataaataattattaaaataactttttgcacaagaattaaaaagaaattacagTGACAACGACACGACAACGGCCTcagttcaattaaattattcatTAGTATACAGCGAAGCGAATTGAATCTTTATCAAATCGTACAACAAATCTCAAACTGTATATCTGCACGTCGAAGGAATTCTTTTAACTATAGCAAAATGGCCTTTCACTTTGAACCATATAGCAGAGAGCCATAACGTCCATGAACCCAAAAATGATTAGGCAAAATGATTAAGGAAAAGAATTAAGCAATTGAAGGGAACAATAGCTAATTAGGCAACAAAATGATTATCAAGTAGAAAAAACATTATGAAACAAATTGCAAGTTTATTGATTCTTCCCAACCCCGTATTCGAATGGACGATAATTTTCACTTTATGGGAAAAACATATACAGGGACTTATTTTACGATATAGACAAattcacatatacatatatatatatatatatatatattcctttttagttttatatttatatttgatattatatttgtgtcaaataaattttcaaattttaaaagaattaatatgCAAAACCAAAATTATTAAGCACTAAAAAGATTAACTAgtggatgaaaatttttatatatgaaataaataaaaagaatatattatcaaattcaaaaaatatatctcCTTTTTATCTTCACCTTTTCACtatcatatttttcatatcAATCTAAACATGCAATCGCAATATTAATGAAGTTAAAGGTGACAATAAGTTATTTAAGatttattgaaataatttaattatattttgctatatatataattacaaaattatatgATATGTTACACATATGGTACGATTCGTTACAATACTAATTGAAAAAGATACGAATCGATAACTATGTACTTCTATTAAATAACGTACATGTATCCAAAGGCGGACCCAGAGAATTTTCTAAGTgatgttataattaaaataataattaaaaaaataaatatgttaaaattcataaagtagaagttttaaaattaaattaaagaaaatataaattcaatacatttatttaatacttaaaagtaaaaatatctaaaaaaactATAATTATCCACGAcgatttttcatattttaaaaacattgtATGATAATATCAGTGGCCCTTTCTACAAATATGCTCTTCTAATTCATCCTGATCATTATGATGATACtcataaaattttttccttaattCAGGATATGCCGGAAGAgtacttaaatcaaattcattaCAACTTTGCTTAGACAAATTTTGACTATGATCATTAGTAgaatttgttgttgttgttgtacAGAATCTAATTCTTGTGagacaatttcttttcttttagaatATCTTTCCATGGcttatttatctaaaattataaaaatttgttaaaaattactacTCATTAGcataaactaaaatattagaattaaataaaatatgatcttACATAACAAATAATCAGGTTCAACAACTAATAATATgacaaatttttattcattgttcaaaattaaatataacaaTCTACAAACCataaaaagttaaatacaaaaatcaaataagcaatatctacaaaataaatcaaaaaaagaaaaactaataaattcaagattataattatgaatccaaactatcaaattaatcaaaaaatatttagacataaaatatttaaaaacttaacttgtattgaaaattatttacaattgAAATCCAATTGAGCTGTtttgagagagtgaaaaacACAACCAAAGATTGAGAGGAGGAAAGTTACTATAGGCCAAAACTTATTGTGTAAGTCTTTTTGCTTGTGTGATATGAGATGTGCTTTAAATTAAATGCAAAATACAAGCAAAGACTACGTGCAAGTGCACACGATCgcaacaagtaatatagtgatgaGTTGAGTTTGTTGATCCATCGAAAAGTTGATCTAATAGTTGTtgctaattactaaaattaaaacgaGCTAATTTTATCCAAGTGCCAAATTTTGAGCTATGATTAAAAAGTAATCTAATTGACTAAATTTTGAGCTATGATTAAAAAGTAATCTAATTGACTAACTCTAATCTAAGAGGTGTAAATAACAAATTGAGGTGGAAGTAATGGTTTACTAgtctaggattatggtatcatttaatattttacttgaaaTTGTGTTTACTTAATTACTTAATCTTAATGAAAATTGATGTTAGTCTATAATCTTAAAGTATGTGTAATTCTTCGTCGAGATATTACACAATTGCTTAACCTAATTAaatcactatatgtctattgGAAACAACTGAATTAAGTTCTTTAAGCTAAGGTTCTAAAAATTGACTATGTGTGATAATTAAATGTATGTCTACTCTAATTGCACATCAAAACACTTAAATTCCTTTATAAGTGTATTGAACACACATTGCCCAAATTAAGGTCTAATTTAGACTAACTCTCTTAAGTATCATTTAAATACTTAGACACATTTAAATGGTGATCAAGCAAATAAATTTGCAATAAACTCAAATTTGAGTAAACATCaatattttcattgaaaataagcaaTAAACCAACGCAATATCCAagttatatattaaaatctaccataatcctagattaaaaatttcagtttaacatattaaataggaaaatacacatttcaaCAAAGTAAAGCATTGTTCTACACAAAGAGTTAGAAAGCGAAAATCAAATCTAGAGTGAGAAAATGATTTATTGCAGCTTTTTGATCCTTCAGctcttgatttctctctctttttttcctttttggttgTTGCCTCTTTTTGCCCAAAATGGTCTCTCATAATCCTCATTTTCTTAGCTCAAAAACATGTATTTAAACCTTTCACTTTCAGCCCTAGCCATAAAACCCCGCGCAAAAATTTCTTCATTAAATGACATGTTCTCACTACaaccaaaataaattcttactgcagtgagaaactctctgaTTTAGAGctatttttttcatgtttaagGTATAAGGTTTTTGACTGCAGCCAAAATGGATTCTCACTGCAATCAAAAACACATGACAccatttgattaaaaaaatatttatttattatatatatatacatgggTCCACCCATGCATGTATCGCAAGACACATGTAcgatataaataatatattttttaatttttatattacctaattatttaaaaattattatttatttatttttttgattgaaacttgataaattaatttttataaattttaatctttaaaatttagattttagaaaaaaatattaaaaaaaatcatatttccCTTAaactttaatatattaaaatttttttaatttttaattaataaattagcattaaaatacatattttaagggtttaaataaaaaaataaaacttggTTCTATCAAGCAAAATTCTAGTGTAAAGCAAGGTAAATAGTCAAAACTAATAAATGCATCAActcaaaattaacaaaaacaattaataaacACATCAATGAAATAtgaattaaaagaagaaactcATTACTTTCAACTACATCACcattttcaagagttttcaatCCTTCACCATCtttaatcaatttcatttttgtatatatatatatatgacacACAATTTGTTACAATACTAGTAAAAAACTAtacaaatttatatatattatatcgTTATCATTAAATATCGTATGTGTATCACACAATACACATATGATATGAAACAATGACTCTTAATCATTCACCCTCTTTAATCAATTACTTCATATATATGACACgcgatattttttttttatgttgaaaattCTCTCAGGACCCAACTaccttataattattttattaataattgaaaattttagtacAATGGGGATGGGAACCAAAACCTTACCTCTAAAATTACATGAGCATAAGACAAAATCGAAAAAGCACTAAAAGTAGACAACTCTAATTTACGTGCATAACAAGTGATGCTACAGTAAAATAGAGGTCGCCCACTATTACAGAGAAAAAACAAACTAGAATAGCAAGAAACATAAATAAGGAGTACTACTCCTTTACAATTACTTAAATCGAACATAAGGTAAATTCAACTTATCTAACTTAAGCATACCATACAATTCACCTTGAGCTTCAGTTATTACACAAAGATTCTAATGTGTGTATCATTGATTTGACAGGAAATTTGCAGCTTAGTTACCTTCTCGAAAGATATGCAAAATTCTATAAGAGATATTACTCAGACActttctgatggactccaacAAATACTATATATCATAGGACCCTTTTTGAGCTTGCTGAACCATTTGAATCACCACCAACGCATCCATTTCTATTCACAACCTCTCAATATGTCGTTCTTTACATAAGAGTAATCCTCGGAGCAATGCACGTAGTTTTGCCTGCAAGGAATTACAAGGACCTATATTCTCTGAGAAACTAAAGACAAGCTTACATGTATGATCATGAAGCAATCCTCCACTTGCTGCTCTCTGACAATTCCGGGAACTGCCATCTACATTCAATTTGTATTCACCTGTAGAGGGTTTTACCCAATGAATAATTTGAGGAGTTGTATAGTATTTAGGGGGAAATATGAAACCCCACATAGCTGCTATGTCTGTATCTCTTTTCCATTGCCATTGTTTCAAAAGAAAACCATCTTGTAACTGCCTTAAAAGTTTCATACTTTTCCACACCACTTTATCAGAATACATACCCAGTTGCCTGTGCTTAGCATCATTTCTTTCCAACCATAAAAACTAGCATATAAATAAAGGAATTAAAATGCGGACATGACctttttttacataatcacCTGAATAATACCATGCCCAAATAATCTGAGAAACATGTTGAGGATTTGAAACATAggtttgaaaaaattttacaaaaaaatccCAAACTTGTTTCGCTACCAAATTATCCCAGAGGACATGCATTAGTGACTCTTCAAAATTGCAGCATACACATTTAGAAGCCAAATGAATACCTTTTTCCTTCATCCGAAGCTCAACCGGAATCCAATTATTAAGTACTCTCcataagaaaaaggaaatggaTAATCGGATACTTCTATGCCAAATAAATGAACCCATTGCACTAGATGATTGTTGTTGCCTTACTGCCTCCCAAGCACTCTAGGTAGTGAATTCCTCATTCAAAGTTAGGGCCCAGTAAGCTACATCTTCCTGTGATTTATCGAAAGGAATCTGCAATATCTCATCAACTAAATTCACAGGCAAATATAATTTCAATCTATCAACATCCCAGCTATCactattataaaatttattaacaaaGGACATGTTGTTCTTGAATGAAGGGAACGAAGTTACCAAGGGTTGGTCTCCCATCCAATAGTCATGCTAGAAAAAAAGTTCCCATTTTCCTATCTTCCATCGAGTGTTCTGCAAAGCCACATCCCAACCACCAACCATCCATTTCCAAACTTGAGAATCATGTAGCTTCAGTTGGACATATTGGCGTATTCGGCCAAGGCAATATTTGGTTCTCAGAAACTGTGTCCATAAGCTATTACCAGTTTGGAATCTCCACCATAATTTAAATGTAAACGCCTTATAGACATCTTTCATGTTTCGGATATCTAGTCCCCTTCTGAACATGAAAATGTGGTTTTAGTCCAATCTGCCCAATGCATCTTCTTAATGTATACAATATGTGTTATACGATTTGTTAcaatattaatgaaaaattatataaatttatatattatattattatcattagATTTCTTATGTGTATCGCACGACACACGTACGATAcgaaataatatattatttaagttttatcctctctaattaataaaatcacatACTGAAAACTTCATCTAAATatgttggttttttttctctttcaactAGTATTCCTTTATCTTTACtagttttaatcaaatattacaCATGTACTGCACCACATACATACGATATGAaacaatattaattttaacttttatccTATCCAATTACTGAAATCATATACTAAAAACTTggatgaaatataaaaaaaccctaaaaatgacatttttggtttttattatttgaaaataatgtttttCACTAATGATTGTTAACATCgttaattaacaattaaattaataaatatgatTTAAGACAATTGAGAATACATAATAGAAAGAAATCACACATACCATCTCCAACAATAAACTCTACCTATCAGATTTCAAAATGACTATACCATCTTTAAAACAAGCTTCATTATTGtcataaataaaagaaaatcacaaTAAGCAAACAGTCCAAATAATcacaagaaaatttaattatttaagtagTGAGAGTTGATGAATGGataaagaattgaaaatttgtacatatatcatttttccctttcaaCAAAATCTTTATTAGTCCAAAAAGGTAactttaatttaaattcaacaaTTATATTCAATAGTTGTATTgtgaaaatggtaattttggactttttcatgattttgaCACTCTCCTTCCAACTCTTCGTTACTTCTCCTGCATTGTAAGAAGAGAATACATACTCCAAATAATcaacttaaatatttaaatgagatcttttttattgaaattaaaaaaaattattattagttggagatcattaaaaatatattatatttattgagaattattagtattatgtgaattgagaagtgataaaaaataaaaaactattaagcatataattgaaaaagtgagagaatatgtaattttattaattattttgacttttacataaataaagaaataagataaataattaaaaattaataagagataggaagtgaaagaaaataaatatttaatttaagaaatattttattaattatttttaattttaaactttttaatataaataattatattatataacattataaaattatgaagcCTAAAGCAAAGACTTTGATGACTTAATCCTAAAGCCGGCCTTGCGTTTCACTGAATGCGACACACTGGTATTGTCTCGACAGCGCCTCCAGCATGAGGTGCTTTCTCAAAGCTTTTGAGCGCGGCCTTGATCTTCTCCCGTTTCTTCTTCTACAGGAGGGAGGATTGTCATTATTGCTATGAAGTGCAaggatataaattaattaaaagaaaaagcagcAGCACGTACTACCTTAATTTTATTGAGCACTACCGGAACAATTGCACCAGAGTTTTCTCCATCGTCTTCCACATCATACATACGCAGAGATGAACCCTGAGAAAGAATGTGTACATGATAATAatggaaaattaaaacttgaaTCAAGgatcaaatatataaaatttttggattattatgatataaaatttggtgattgagtttttaaattttacaaatacATGGATTACGAGTTTTGTCCTTCTTAATTTCAACAGTGATTATATTATCACAAACATGTAGATTTTAAACTATAcgaatattataaaattttaataaagtaaaaaaaatattgcttgtaaatttaatattgaaaTCAGAGGATATATTGCTGATAATAATATATTCTATTTGTttgatatattatatatacatacagtCATATATGCAAGTAAAACAAGAGTTGCAGTACTACCTTCTTTGGCTTTGTTGTAGAATGTAGACATGagatatattattaatttaaaaaaagataaatttcaccttttatctcttatgattttaattttttttatatgacactttatgattttttttttctattaacaCTTTGTGAATACTTTTTTATCTAGAAAATATTAGCCAAGGAGAAAGGTATAGCAAGCTTGACAATTGTATCAACGAAGAATTTTCTCAGTTTGGTTACGAGTTAGTACCGACGAACCTGATTTGGGAATTTTACGCCATTTAATGCAGTTCTCCTATTGGCTTCAAGCAAACTGAAGTTATCCAAAAATTGACGATGAGGGTGACTTCTATATTTCTTAGCCTTGTAACATTGAAGGCAAAGGCAATACTTGGTCGAGCTGTGGAAGCATTCCACGCAACAAAAGTAGATATCTTTGATAAATTCATCACAACCATTGCAAAATGGCCTTCCACTTTGAACTATATAGTAGAGAGTCATGACGTCCATGAACCCCAATTTCTTGGCATCATTTCCTGCGCAAAGCTCCTTGAACAAATTAGAACTCCTATAAGCGTCACATGGTTTTTGCTTCATGAATTCCAGGAATTCTTCGAGCTCTATATGCCCATCACCATTGAAGtcaatttcattgaaaaactTTTGAGCCTCCTTCTGAATATTTTTGGGGGCAAGCTCATAGTAGGCATTAGCAATTTGGCGCAATTTGTCCATCTCTCTATCGAAGCttggatgaattttttttttttctgaataatttcaatttgagCAAAGACAAATggtttattttgatattatggAGGCAGCAACATTATATAACCATCATGATACTACGCAAAATTGCAAGTCAATGGAGTTGCTCATTTCCCGCATTGGACCGGCAAGAAAAAACGTGTGCGTGGACAGTTTCCAAAATATACTTTCtgaaaaaaacatatatatggACGTTTTTAAGGGTATAAGtagttttcatttctttttcttttaccaaCTTGGATGTATGTTTATTAAGTAAGAGGGGAAAATGAATGGTAGTCAGACAATGATAGATGTTTGCATGACATAAATTAGGGATGGTGGTTCATGCATGGAAATTGCTTGGACAATTTCCAAGCAATCAATGCCCGTTCAAGTCAACCAACTTGTAGACTCTTTTGTCAAGGGGCGAGTGCAATTTCTTGGAGCATGGTGTGTAATTTGAGTCCCTTGTGGGCACACAACTGGTATCCTAAGTCATTGGAGTATTGTAAATTGAACGTATAGGTGACGCAAAGCACACCCAAGTTTCTGGAAAGTTTGTCATCACTACAATATTATCACAAACATTATATAACGATGACCAATACTAGGTAGAAACaacattatgaaataaatTGCAAGTCGATAGATTCCTTCCAATCTTGTATCTCGACcgacaataattttcactttcaaagaaaaacatatACAAGGACTTATTCCACAATATAGACATTTACCAAATTGTGTGTATAAGTATCAATTTAAATGATTCTAAgattacaataaaaaaaataaatgttaatttaattttaaagggTTATATCtatatttgatgttatatTTGTGTCAAATAAATCTTCAATTTCAAAAGGTGGACTAGTGGatggaaaattttattttatatataaaataaatgaaaagaatttaatgataaattaaaaaaatatatctactttttattttcactttttcattAAGATATTTTTCATATCAATCTAATCAAGTAAgtacaatatttttttaaaacaaatttattagCCTCACAATCGTAATGTCATTTCAAGTCTCTTCTTTAGGTCGCAAAAGACTCCCATGACATAGTAAATTCAGTTTGAGCTAGGGATGTCAACGGGTAGGGTACTTGCTAATTTTGAGGTACCCGAACCCTATAACtactcaaatattttttaaatttattactCTAATCCGAACTTTAATACATATCTACTACTTGATAATTACTTGAACTTGTTTAAAAATCCATGTATTGACGACTCTTAGGATAATTTAAGGCTAATAACTTTTCAATATAATAAGCAACAGCTACGAGCATATATCATACAGAAAGCAATCCTGGCAGGAGAACCCGATTGCAACAACAAAAAGTACGGTGTGATCCTGTTGTGTGATAATGCAAAGATTGCATATCATGAAAGTAAAGAGAGTTGCTGGACTGAAGTACCTAACGCTAGGCATCCACCTTGCCAAGATATCATATGCCATGAAAATCATCTCTTTGCATTGGGTAAGGGGAATCATATTGAAATATCGAATTTTCAAGGTGGTTTCATATTGAAATAACGATATGGGCATACACAACCTAGAAGATGGAAGTGTCAAGCTAATTTATGAATTCTCGTTAGAAAATATTCTGCCACCACGCTGTTGGATCATCCCCAACCCCAAGCCATGCTAGAGAAGCCTTACAGCCTGCAGCAACTACTTTTCTTCTCGACAAGAACTGTCTTAGTTTATTATGCGTCCTTTATGTTAAGAAAGGCTTCTGATGATGTATGTGATAGATGAGCTCTTGTAGTGAATAATAGCTTCATTAATAATAATGTAGACTCTTCAGcttttattttgcttattcTATTTCCTCTGCTTTTAGTTTGTGTTGTTTAATTGGTTTTGCAAAATCATGATCTGGGGTTACTGTTTTTTCACAGTATTGCTATTAAGCAAGATTAAAGTATtgcaaattatatattaagttCTTGTACAAATGACAACAGCCGATGAAAAGCATCTATATTGTTGAGGCTTAGATTAGAAGAGAAAAGTAGTGTAACAAAATCGCATGTCAAATTAGTTGGTTTTAGAGAAATATCTAAAATTtcgacttaaatcctatattCTTACCACAAAGACTAAGCGTAGATGGAAATATTGAGAATTTGAGTCA is drawn from Theobroma cacao cultivar B97-61/B2 chromosome 4, Criollo_cocoa_genome_V2, whole genome shotgun sequence and contains these coding sequences:
- the LOC18603333 gene encoding uncharacterized protein LOC18603333 isoform X1 codes for the protein MDKLRQIANAYYELAPKNIQKEAQKFFNEIDFNGDGHIELEEFLEFMKQKPCDAYRSSNLFKELCAGNDAKKLGFMDVMTLYYIVQSGRPFCNGCDEFIKDIYFCCVECFHSSTKYCLCLQCYKAKKYRSHPHRQFLDNFSLLEANRRTALNGVKFPNQGSSLRMYDVEDDGENSGAIVPVVLNKIKVKKKREKIKAALKSFEKAPHAGGAVETIPVCRIQ
- the LOC18603333 gene encoding uncharacterized protein LOC18603333 isoform X2, whose product is MDKLRQIANAYYELAPKNIQKEAQKFFNEIDFNGDGHIELEEFLEFMKQKPCDAYRSSNLFKELCAGNDAKKLGFMDVMTLYYIVQSGRPFCNGCDEFIKDIYFCCVECFHSSTKYCLCLQCYKAKKYRSHPHRQFLDNFSLLEANRRTALNGVKFPNQGSSLRMYDVEDDGENSGAIVPVVLNKIKKKKREKIKAALKSFEKAPHAGGAVETIPVCRIQ
- the LOC18603333 gene encoding uncharacterized protein LOC18603333 isoform X3, whose amino-acid sequence is MDKLRQIANAYYELAPKNIQKEAQKFFNEIDFNGDGHIELEEFLEFMKQKPCDAYRSSNLFKELCAGNDAKKLGFMDVMTLYYIVQSGRPFCNGCDEFIKDIYFCCVECFHSSTNLLEANRRTALNGVKFPNQGSSLRMYDVEDDGENSGAIVPVVLNKIKVKKKREKIKAALKSFEKAPHAGGAVETIPVCRIQ